Within the Achromobacter spanius genome, the region CGGGGGGGAGTCGGAAAGACTGCTTTTTTATTACTAATGGGACTGATTCGCAATCATATTTACGAAAAATTCGCACCCGCATCGCCCATGAAAAAGCCCGCATTGCGGCAACGCGCAACGCGGGCTGGATATAGCAAGCAGCGCGATCAGGGCGCCGGATTCGGATAGCGCGTGTGGATCTCGTCGATCGCCTTCAACACGTCCGGCGACAGCGTCACGTCCACGCTGTCGATGTTTTCCTTCAACTGTTCCAGCGTCGTCGCACCGATCAGATTGCTGGTGACGAACGGGCGCTGGTTCACCCAGGCCAGCGCCAGGTGCGTGGGCGACACGCCGTGCTCGCGCGCCAGCGCCACGTAGTCGGCGGTGGCGGCTTCGGCCTGCGGATTGCTGTAGCGCGTGAACCGCGTGTAGCGCGTCAGGCGGGCGCCTTCGGGGCGGGCGCCGTTCAGGTACTTGCCGCAAAGCATGCCCATCGCCAGCGGCGAATACGCCAGCAGGCCCACGTTTTCGTGGTGCGTGAATTCGGACAGCCCGATTTCAAACACGCGGTTCAACAGGCTGTAGGCATTCTGGATCGACACGACGCGGGGCAGATCCTGGGTGTCCGCATGGCGCAGGAACTGCGACAGGCCCCACGGCGTTTCGTTGGACACGCCCACGTGGCGGACCTTGCCCGCGCGCACGAAATCCTGCAACACCGACAGGGTTTCTTCGATCGGCACGGTGTGCTCGTCTTCCACCCACGGGTAGTTCAACTGGCCGAACGTGGCCGTAGTGCGGTCAGGCCAGTGCAGCTGATACAGGTCCAGATAGTCCGTCTGCAAACGCTTCAGGCTGGCGTCCAGCGCTTCGGTCAGGTTCTTGCGGTCCAGAAAGGTCTTGCCGTCGCGGATGTGGCCGGGGCGCTTGGGGTCGCGCACCGGGCCCGCCACCTTGCTGGCCAGCACGATGTCCTGGCGGCGCTTGCTGCGCGCCAGCCAGGTGCCGATATAGGTTTCGGTGAGCCC harbors:
- a CDS encoding NADP(H)-dependent aldo-keto reductase — protein: MKTRKLGRTDLDVSLIGLGTMTWGEQNSEAEAHQQLDYALSRGVNLVDVAEMYPVPPKPETQGLTETYIGTWLARSKRRQDIVLASKVAGPVRDPKRPGHIRDGKTFLDRKNLTEALDASLKRLQTDYLDLYQLHWPDRTTATFGQLNYPWVEDEHTVPIEETLSVLQDFVRAGKVRHVGVSNETPWGLSQFLRHADTQDLPRVVSIQNAYSLLNRVFEIGLSEFTHHENVGLLAYSPLAMGMLCGKYLNGARPEGARLTRYTRFTRYSNPQAEAATADYVALAREHGVSPTHLALAWVNQRPFVTSNLIGATTLEQLKENIDSVDVTLSPDVLKAIDEIHTRYPNPAP